CGGAAACCATTTTGCATGATACTTGAGTTCACTCAGATCGTGTCCTTGCTTCACGAAAGCGCGCCGAAAGCGAAAATGTGAGACAGCAATGCCTAACCATGCAAGAAATCCAGTCAAACCAGAAGCTGCAACCAGTAGTTGATAGACATGCGGTCCCATAATGCTGGTTAAAAAGGTGAAAGCACCAACCAAGGTTGTTAACAGCAGTGCCGCAACTGGAATCCCCCGGTTATTCGTTTTCTGGAAAACGCGCGGCGCAAAACCGGAACCACCCATTGCCCACAACATGCGGGTCGAGGCATACATCCCTGAGTTAGCCGAGGACAAAACCGATGTCAAGATGACCGCGTTCATGACACTGGCCGCTCCTGCTAACCCAATGCGATCAAATACCAAAGTGAATGGCGAAATCGCAACTTGATCGACACTCGCACCTAATAAATTCGGGCTGGTATAGGGAATGATGGCAGCAATGATCGCAATAGATAAAATATAAAAGAGCAAAATTCGCCAAAACACCTGTTTAATCGCTTTAGGAATACTCGTTTCCGGCGTGGCACTTTCTCCCGCGGTAATGCCAATCAGTTCAGTCCCTTGAAAAGAAAAACCAGCAACGACGAAAACGGCTAGGGTAGCTGGCAACCCACCAACAAATGGCGCCGCTCCGGTTGTGTAATTTTTCAAACCAATCGGGCCATTGCCGCCCATGATCCCAACGATGGTCAATAGACCAACAACGAGAAAGACCAGCACTGTGACAATTTTGACTAATGAAAGCCAATACTCAGTTTCACCAAAGGACTTAACAGAAATAATGTTGATGACAAAAATCAACGCTAAGAACCCCATTGAAATCAGCCATCCAGGCACATCTGGCAGCCAAAAATGCATCACGATTGCGGTGGTGGACACATCAACGGCCACCGTGATTGCCCAATTAAACCAATAATTCCAACCAAGTGCGAACCCAAATGCCGGATCAACAAATCGGCTAGCATACTCGGAGAACGACCCCGAAACGGGAACATAGGTAGCCATTTCACCAAGACTGGTCATTAGGAAAAAGACCATCAACCCGATGCCGACATACGCAGCAATGGCCCCGCCTGGTCCAGCGGTGGCAATCGCACTCCCACTGGCAACAAAGAGACCAGTGCCAATGCTGCCGCCTAAGGCAATCATGGAGAGATGGCGAGTTTTGAGTTCACGTTTGACTTGATTTGATTCTGACTGTGCCAATAGTTTGCTCCTTTGAAGTTTTTGATAGGTTGAGAATGCGAGGCCCGGGGAGTGAGGTTAGCTTTCTATAACGCACGAACCAGCCCAGAAACCTGCGCATAAGGACCTTGGACGCAATGGTCAAAACCCGGCCGCCCGTTTAGATTTAAGGCATCTTTCGACTGGCGGCCGTAACTGATACTGTGCTAGCTTTCTATAACGCGCTCGCAGTCGCAGAAACCTACACATAAGGACGTCGGCCCTAACGGCTGGCCCGTTTAGATTCTCACAGCATTTTTCGACTGAGTGGCTCATAATCGGCTCTTGGGTAGCTTTCTATAACGCGCGAACCAGCCCAGAAACCTACACATAAGGACCTTGGACGCAATGGTCAAAACCCGGCCGCCCGTTTAGATTTAAGGCATCTTTCGACTGGCGGCCGTAACTGATACTGTGCTAGCTTTCTATAACGCGCTCGCAGTCGCAGAAACCTACACATAAGGACCTTGAGCCTAAATGGCCAAAGCCCGGCCATTTGGGTTCAAGGCCACTTATGTTCCGGTTTCTAAGCGCTCCTGCTCGCGCTCACAAAAAAAGCCAACGGGCGAGAATCAACCCATCAGCTTATCATTTTTCTTGCAATGACTAAACGTGATCCGATTCATTAGCGCCCCGCGATGTTCGCGACAGTCCAGCGGATGTTGTCCAACTGGCCCAATGTCGGATTTCTGAACAAATCCGGCATTTCGGCATCCACCCCTTTTGCAACCGCGCATCTGGCGTTCAGGCCATTGCGGTTAGGATTCATGACAGATGCAACCTCTAATCGTTATTGGTTTACACGTTAACATGTTCGGCCTTCAACAGCAACTGCCTCTCACAAGGCTTTAACTCAATTCTCAGCCTTGCGAATATCGGCTACCAGTGTTGCCGTGTCAAATTTTTGCTTTAAAAAAGCATCGTTGGTTGTCGGCAGATGTAGCTGGAAGTCACTAAACTTTTGCAGAAACAATTCGCCACTGTCGAGTTCGAAGCCAAGAATATGGCCACCCATGTGATGATCAGCGTCAAGAAAATGCAAGTGGAACCCCGGTGACACCGCACCCGCATAGAGATCAGGCGAATAATACCCAATCAATGTACCCTTGATATTCTCAGCGTTGAATTCTTTTTGACCTGAAGCTGTTTCAGTAAGCGTTGGATACGGTGGCTGTTGTGGCAACACCGCGCGTGTATGCATCTGCGTAAACCGCCCCTCAACGCGTACTGCAGCAAAAAGATTGGCCGTTTGAAGGCGTTCCAAAACCGTTTTTTGAAAGCCTGACAAATCAAGTCCTTGTAGTTTGCCTACAGATTTATCAGCTTGATAATGCACGTTTGCAAACGGTACTTCTTCTTCTGACCCGACTTCGCGAACAGCGCCTTGTGCATTGACTTGATAAACTTTGCTATCAATGATCACAAGTTCGCCATCTAGCCCCGTCAAAGTGCCAATACCAGTATTGCCATGCTGCAGCAGTTCTTCAATCTTTTGCGTACCAGCAAACAATCCGGGTACAAGCATTGCCAATGTGCCATGTTGATATAACCGATCAGTATTCACAGATGGTCTCCTCCTATTACGCGATCGCCAAGCGCAATGCTGACGAATGAACAAAAGCTTAGTAAATTTGGTCAGGAAGCATCGCCGCGCCAAGCTCCGCATTATCAGAATAATCAACTGGAATATCAACTAAAACTGGGCCTGGTGTAGCAAACGCCTCATCCAAAACCTGCCCTAATTCACTTGGTTTATTGACCCGCAGTCCCTTTGCTCCAAATGCTTCTGCATACTTCACAAAGTCAACCGGACCAAAGTCAACGCCAGCTGCACGACCGTACTTCATTTCCTCTTGAAATTTTACCATATCATAATGGCCATCATTCCAAATAATATGCACTAAGTCTGCATGCAAGCGCACTGCTGTTTCTAATTCCTGTCCGGAAAAGAGAAAGCCGCCATCACCAGAAACTGAGACCGCCTTTTTTCCTGGGCGAACCAACGTTGCAGCAATCGCCCATGGTAAGGCGACACCGAGCGTTTGCATCCCATTGGAAAACAGCAAATGCCGCGGTTCATAACTTCTGAAGTGCCGAGCCATCCATATATAATGACTCCCAACGTCAACAGCAACGGTCATTTCATCCGTGACCCGCTCCTGTAAGGCGGCAACAATGCTGAGCGGATGAAGCACTTTTTGATCAGCAATTGCCGGTGGTACATCGCTATCCTGCAGTTTTGCCTGAAGGTCTTCTAAATAGCGCTTGCTGCCAGGTGCAACTTGATAGCCACGTAACAATGGCACCAAAATATCTAACGTTTGCGAAATATCACCAATGAGTTCAGTTTCCGGCTGGAAGTTATGATCAATCTCAGCTGGAACATCATCAATAACAATGATGCGCGCCTTGCCATCCGCATTCCAGTTACGTGGTTCATATTCAACGGGATCGTACCCAATAGCAATGACCAAATCACTATGTTGTAACAACATGTCACCTGGTTGATTGCGGAACAGGCCAACCCGGCCGAAGAAGTTGTCAATCTGACGGTGAGAAATGATGCCAGCACCTTGGAAAGTTTCCACAACAGGTAGTTCCGTTACTGAAAGTAATTCGCGAATCTCTGCTGTTACATCACTTGACGATGCCCGCATTCCTAACAACAACACTGGCAATGACGCTTCCTTGATGGCGTGCGCCAGATACGTCATATCACTGGGACTAGCCGGTCCAAGTTTTGGTGCGACCAGTGGTTTTATCGGTTCCGAGTTGACTGGCGAATCTGTGACATCTTGCGGAATAGAAACAAAACTTGCGCCTTGCTTGCCAGATTCAGCCGCTTGATACGCGTTCGCAATTATTTCACTCACGTTATCGGGGTCCTGAACTTCAGCCGCATATTTGGTGATCGGGGCAAAAAGATCGGCGTTACGCATGCTTTGATGAGAACTTCGCAGCAAATCAGCGCGTTTGACCTGACCGGATAAAGCCAAAACCGGATCACCTTCAGCCGTTGCGGTTACCAAGCCGGTTGCCAAGTTTGATGCTCCCGGTCCTGAAGTTGTCAGAACAACCCCTGGTTTGCCGGTCAAACGACCGATGCCAGCGGCCATAAACGCCGCATTTTGTTCATGTCGCGCAACGATTAGCTGCGGACTCTTTTCTGATTTAGGATGCTCCAGACTTTCAAAAACCCGATCAATTTTGGCTCCAGGAATCCCAAAAACATAGTCAATGCCGTGATTCGTTAAACTTTCGACGATCAAATCCGCACCATAGCGCTTCTCTTCTGCCATTTTGCCACTTCCTCCTGATTGATGTGTTTCATATTACGCTTATTGTGTTTCGATTCAACCCTATTTTTATTGAAAAACAGCAATTAAACAGCAAATTGCTGTTACATTATTTCCATAAATCTGTTTCATTCCATTGACAATGCGGCGTACTTTTCTTACGAATGGTTTGCTAACGCCATCATGCCACAAAAGTTGATCACGACCCAATAGTTTGCCTAGTCTTCGCTGAGCCGCAACACATTAGTTAAAAAAAACACCGCCTCTAAAAGACGATGTTCATTAAATACACTGCATAAGCTGGATAAACAGATCATTGCATCTTACGACTGATTTTGCCAATACCAGTCTGCGGATCAGTCAGTTTAATTGTAAAACCAAATTTAGTGAAAATATGCCGCAGCTTTGTCAAATTAACCTTGTCAAACGAACTAATCGTACCGTCGACTTGGGCAATGTCAGCTTTCGTTGCCAAATTAATGAAAGCTTTCAAAGCAAGCTGGGCCAAGCCCATATTTTCAAAATCGTAGAAAGCGAGCCGGCTCTCCGACCCAAGGGTCTCCAAGACAGTGATGTGCATGCCGTTATCCCAACGATTGGTTTCAAACAAAAGTTGTGACTGATAATCCGCTTTGGAATGGCCATATTTATCAACATTTTCAAAAGGCGTATAAACGTAAATTGAATTTGTTTTTTGCTTTTGCTCATCGAATTTAAAATCAGTAAACACAATATATTGGCTTACCTTTTTTTGGGCTGCGTCCTGCGGTTGATTCATGCTAGACAGCACGGTTAGCCGTGGATCTGCCTCGATCGCTGCAAGCCGCTTGTTATACGCTTGCTGATACTCTGTTTGCACAGTCATCTTGAAACCTCCAGACTATTACTCGTTTTCATTATAACATTTTTCAAACCGATGCCTATCTAAAAGAGAAAAACCGGGATGAATTCACCCGGCTTTCATAAAATAGCTATAGTAATTTCTCATTTTTCAAACTGATTGGGGAGTAATCGGTAGTATCGCTCATTGCGCGGTTGATCAGGTGTCAACCCACGAGGGAGCGGCACTTCGAACTGAAAATCAAAGCCGAGACGCTGTAACAAGTTGATAGAAGCGATATTTTCTGGAAAGACACCTGCCCAGACGGCTTGAATGCCGTTATGAAATTGATCATCGATCACCAGTCGCAAGCCTTCGGTCATGAAACCACGATGCCAAAAATGGGGATGCAGGATATAGCCGATTTCCCGCGTCATATCATCCCCGGTCAAAGGCGATAAATCACGCGGATAGACGCCGATGTTGCCGACAACATGCTGCCGATACACCAATGCCAAATCCTGCTTTTCACGGGCAAATCGTCGAATGTGTTCTAAGGCGGCTGCTTGTGACTTTAAGGGGGTCATGCCAGCTGGTAATGTGGCTTGTTTTAAATGTGCATAGGCGAAATAATCCTCAACGTCAGTCAATTCAAATGGCCGGACAGCGACTCGCGATCCTTTCAGCATCAGCAGCTCCTTTCAGACTAACGGTCTCATGAATTGGAAAGATTTTTCTACTTTGTGAGATCGTCGCAGCTTTTTTTTGGTTTCTTCGCCATATTTTAAAGTGACGAAACTATTTTTCTTTTCATATTATCGAGTATTCGCAACCAGATAACAAGCCCTAGCTCCTTTCATGATGCGTCCATCACAAGCTTCCAACGCTTTGTTTATTGAAATAATCGGTAAAATAAAGTTGTTATCTTGTGACTGTCCGTTATCGCCGACTATATTGAATGCAGTTTAAGCTAGTGACCAACACTTGGACTGGGATTTTTTATAAGAAAGGAGGACGCACCGACCAGAAATGAAACGCACATATGTCAAGTTGATGAAACGACTTAAAACAATCGAATCCGAAAACTAGCGACCTTATTCATGCTTATATTTTCGCCAGATGTGGTGATCTTCATTAAAATGGCTGCACTGGTGTGTCGGTTCATCACCATCAACCTGCAGATAGTCACTCCTAGATTGCAATAATAAAGTTACCACCTAGAAAGAGGCTTGCTCACTGCTTGAACTGGGGTTTGCCAACGGAGACATTTTCTAGGTTTGTTATTGATAAGCGCTGTGGCTTGTTGAATATCGGTCTCTGAAACCTGATCAAACTGTGTTCCCTTCGGGAAATAGTAGCGAAGTTCTCGATTGAACCGTTCATTTGTGCCCCGTTCATTCGGGTGATAGGCGTGGCAAAAGTAAACCGGTATCCGATAGCGCTTTGTAAGCGCCTGATCGCAGGAAAACTCTTTACCGTGATCAACCGTCACTGATCGAACCGGACCCGGAAAGTCCACCATCAGTCTTGCAAATCCCTTGAGAACAGCATTTTGTGATAAGTTTTCAAGCTTAGTTGTCGCCATTAAACGTGTCACCCGATCGACAATGGTCAAAACAGCAGCCTTTGACCCGCGACCACCGCGAACTGTATCCATCTCTAAATGTCCTTTTTCGGTTCGCCGATTAGCTGACTCACTGCGAATCTCAATTGAGGTGCCTACTGCTTGGTTATAGCGCGACCGAAGGTCTTGTCTTCTTTTATGACGTTTACCGTGATCAAAGAGTTGGCTTGGCTGAAAATCGACTTGTCTTTGATAAATCCAGTGGTAAATCGTGTGTGGCGCACAGTGAACGGCATAACCGACCATTTCAGGGGACCAACCTAGGTTTAGCTTCTCAGTTACCATCCGCTTCAACTTAGGCGTTAAAATCGAGTGCCGACCACAACGATGCCGACAAGTATCGGCATGATCCTGAGCTATAATGGCGCAGTAATCACCTTCAGGGCAACGGTGAAGCTCATGCCTAATAGAAATACGAGAGCGGCCTAAGGTCGCGGCGATGTATTGAATCGTGTGGTGTTGCATCAGTTCTATCTGAGATCGTTCAATTAAGGTTATAATGGCCATGGGACCTGTCCTTCTCTCTAGATGGTATGTTATGCAAACACCATTTTAGCAAGAACGGACAGGTCTTTTTTCACATTTTCTGGGTGGTAACTTTAATTATGCAATCTAGGCACTGACAACTATCTGCTACATAAAGTTGGATAAAAACATCCACCGATACCGCTTCGACGACGGTATTAGCGGTCTGTGGAGGGTTTGTCATGAAAAGAATCGCTTTGTTTGCACTAATGGTGCTAGTCATCAGTCCATTTCTCATTGCAGCAGGGCAAAAGACTACCGCAACAACACCAGAGTTTGCTGTTACGCCTGTGCTGCCAAGTAATCAAAAACAGGCAGACGCAGGCTATTTTGACTTGCAGGTCGATCCTGGCCAACAAGAAAATTTGCAACTTCGCATCAGCAACCTATCTGATCAGGTGCAAACTTATACAATTGCCGTGAACCCTGCTTATACCACCGATAGCGGTGCCATCGCCTTTGATCGCGCTATGCCGCCTTTGAACCAAGATGCACGCCGTTTGAATACGCTCATTAGCGGGCCGGAAAAAGTCAGTGTACCAGCCAAAACAGAAAAATTGGTCACTTATATATTAAAAGCACCGAGCCAGCATTTTATTGGCGTTATTTCTGGCGGTTTCTATGTGTCTCCTGAAAATGACTCCAGCACCAACAAGTCGGTAAGCGGCGTTCGCTTCACAAATCGTTTTGCTATCGGGATCACCACTATTTTGCGCCAAGATTTCAAGACGCCTAATCCGCCACTACTGGCAATGACAAAAGCAGGCATTGGTACGATTAACCACTATGCCGCCGTCCAAGCAACCATCAGCAATCCTTCTGGCAATCAGTTCGGTGACATCACGAGTGACTATGCCTTAAGCAAAACAGGAACAAAAAAGGCCTTGATAACCGGTCATTTTGTGGGGCAAGCCGTCGCTCCGCACTCATTTTTCACCCAAAGCATCCTGCTCAATGACCGCAAACTCATGGCTGGTGACTATTCCCTCAAATGGACAGCTAAATCAGGCGACTTTTCTTGGACAAAAACACTTGCCTTTCACTATAGCGGTCATTTACCAAAAAACACCCTACAACCTGTTGTCAACAAACCAAAGACAAAAGCACCTGACAATCCACAACTGCCTTGGATCATTACTGGTATCGCCATTGCGCTTCTCCTCATCTTGACCGGTACATGGGGCTGGAGCACTTGGCATCGGCGGCATAACCAGTAGAAAAACGTGCTGCCTGCTCACGATTGGCTTATGATAAAGGGAGAGCGTGAACTGATGCGGTTAGAAACCGGAACATAAGTGGGCTGGGACGCGATGACTGCACTTTGGTCATTGTGGCCAAGGTCCTTATGAGGAGGTTCCTGCGCCAGTGATCGCGTTTAAAAAGAGCGTGAATTGGCGCGGTTAGAAACCGGCATATAAGTGGCCTCAAATGCAATGATGCGCCGCCATGGTCATTGTGCTCGAGGTCCTTGTGAGACGGTTTAGGCGTCAGTGAGCACGTTTAAAGGAGGACTTCCCATGTCAAACAATCGCATGCTCGGAAATGAGTTTCAAACAGCATATGAAAGTGCTGGCGGAACGGATATTTTAAAATTTTTAGCGAATGTCAAGCAGGCATTCCAGTGCATTACGGATTTAACTGCACGAATCACTGGTATGCCCGATTCGGTTAAAAGTGAGTCTGTCTCTCAGTTATTAGTTCAACAATTGGATCAGACAACCTTCGCCGAAAGTGCCGTGCGTCAATGGGAAGACGATTTGCATCGCTTTGCTGCTTATCTCACACCACTAGAACCACCTATCGCAATTCTTGATAGTTGGGATACATTAAATGACTTTTTGGAAGCGAATCAAGCATTGTTGAGTTCATTGCAAAATGTGCCTCTATTGACCCAAGAAACTCAAGAAGTCAAAACAACATCGCAGTTGTTCGTCTATCCAGCAGAACCCCTATTCCAAGTCGTTCAGGCCGACACTGGCGAAAGCGACTCAATTGATTTGGCCGGTTTGGCAGATGCTGATCCTGAAGGTGTCGCTGAAATTGCGCAGAATCACGGTGTTACACCTTTTGCAGCGTTTAATGCCCAGCCTTGATTTTAGGCTGTCAATCCTGTATGCTTGACAGGTTAAATTATGAAAAAGTGAGGTGCTAAAACATGCGGAATAACATCATCTTAGGCAACAATGAAACCGGCGAACGGATCTATTTGACTTCCAAGAACAAGCGGAATACACCTGATCGTTTGCAACTCAAGAAGTATTCACCGAAGCTGCACAAGCGCGTGGTTTTCACCGAAGTTAAGTAATTATTCAATGACTTCATCAGTCTATATCGCCTCCTATCAGTGTTTATCATTGGTGGGACGCGATATTTTTTGTCTTTTTATGACTGCTGATGAGCCACCACTGGCACAACATTATTATTAACATGAGCAAGTTATTAGGCTGGCCATTCTTCAACATGCTAAAGTTACTTATAGTAAGTGTGTGACGCTGTCCTCAAACAAGAAAGGTTGATTCCTATGACATTTGTTTTGCCAGATTTACCTTTTGACTACGCAGCTCTTGAACCTTACATTGACGCAACAACGATGCACCTTCACCATGACAAGCATCATCAGACATACATTGATAAACTTAATGCCAGTTTAGATGGTGTCCCTCAGGCGGCCGGCAAATCCATTGAGCAACTATTGACAGGGCTTGATGCGCTGCCAGAAAGCGTGCGCGTTTCCGTCCGGAACAATGGCGGCGGACACTATAATCACTCATTGTTTTGGACGATGCTGAGTCCTGAAAGCACCATCAAACCGGACGGCCAATTATTAGCAGATCTTGAAAGTACCTTCGATTCATTTGACAAGTTCAAAGCCGAATTCAGTCAAGCAGCTTTATCTGTTTTTGGATCAGGTTGGGCCTGGCTTGTCAAAGACAACGCGACCTTAAAAATTGTGACGACAGCAAATCAAGATTCACCAATCACGTATCATCAGTACCCGCTGCTAGGCTTGGATGTCTGGGAGCACGCGTATTACTTGCATTATCAAAATCGCCGACCAGAATATGTGGACGCCTTCTTCAAGGTCATCAACTGGCAGACGGTTGAAAATCGCCTGATGCATCCCGATACAAACGCCTGACGATGTTTGGTCACTAACTTTACTAAAAGCCGAAGTGCAAACACATTTTGCACTTCGGCTTTTTTTCATGTCTTCGTCTGAATCTACTGCACGTCATACTAGGTCAGATTGTTGGCTCAATTTGGGGTGCTTCTGTCAGCAGTTGGTTAAACAAAGCCGGCACCGGCAATTCAGCCGTAATCCGCTTTTCCGAAAAAGGATCCGTAAATTTCAACCGCGTCGCCTGCAAGGCTTGATACGGTATTCGCGCATCTGGCTGACCATAAAGGTGATCGCCAATTAATGGATGACCTAAACTTGCAAAATGAACGCGAATTTGATGTGTCCGACCGGTCAGCAACTGGACATCAACCAAAGTATTGGTTTTTTCTTTTAAAACCCGGTATTTTGTCAGCGCCGTCTGGCCATCAGCTGCCACAATTCGGTGAATGCCATCCGCCGCTAATTTCAGAGGTGCATCAA
This genomic window from Lacticaseibacillus paracasei subsp. paracasei contains:
- a CDS encoding amino acid permease, with protein sequence MAQSESNQVKRELKTRHLSMIALGGSIGTGLFVASGSAIATAGPGGAIAAYVGIGLMVFFLMTSLGEMATYVPVSGSFSEYASRFVDPAFGFALGWNYWFNWAITVAVDVSTTAIVMHFWLPDVPGWLISMGFLALIFVINIISVKSFGETEYWLSLVKIVTVLVFLVVGLLTIVGIMGGNGPIGLKNYTTGAAPFVGGLPATLAVFVVAGFSFQGTELIGITAGESATPETSIPKAIKQVFWRILLFYILSIAIIAAIIPYTSPNLLGASVDQVAISPFTLVFDRIGLAGAASVMNAVILTSVLSSANSGMYASTRMLWAMGGSGFAPRVFQKTNNRGIPVAALLLTTLVGAFTFLTSIMGPHVYQLLVAASGLTGFLAWLGIAVSHFRFRRAFVKQGHDLSELKYHAKWFPVGPILAIIMSLIVIVGQDLQAVQNFAWGRLLVSYMSIPLFIVLFVWYKVKHRTKMIPLDQVDLSAHRDHRN
- the budA gene encoding acetolactate decarboxylase — translated: MNTDRLYQHGTLAMLVPGLFAGTQKIEELLQHGNTGIGTLTGLDGELVIIDSKVYQVNAQGAVREVGSEEEVPFANVHYQADKSVGKLQGLDLSGFQKTVLERLQTANLFAAVRVEGRFTQMHTRAVLPQQPPYPTLTETASGQKEFNAENIKGTLIGYYSPDLYAGAVSPGFHLHFLDADHHMGGHILGFELDSGELFLQKFSDFQLHLPTTNDAFLKQKFDTATLVADIRKAEN
- the alsS gene encoding acetolactate synthase AlsS, translated to MAEEKRYGADLIVESLTNHGIDYVFGIPGAKIDRVFESLEHPKSEKSPQLIVARHEQNAAFMAAGIGRLTGKPGVVLTTSGPGASNLATGLVTATAEGDPVLALSGQVKRADLLRSSHQSMRNADLFAPITKYAAEVQDPDNVSEIIANAYQAAESGKQGASFVSIPQDVTDSPVNSEPIKPLVAPKLGPASPSDMTYLAHAIKEASLPVLLLGMRASSSDVTAEIRELLSVTELPVVETFQGAGIISHRQIDNFFGRVGLFRNQPGDMLLQHSDLVIAIGYDPVEYEPRNWNADGKARIIVIDDVPAEIDHNFQPETELIGDISQTLDILVPLLRGYQVAPGSKRYLEDLQAKLQDSDVPPAIADQKVLHPLSIVAALQERVTDEMTVAVDVGSHYIWMARHFRSYEPRHLLFSNGMQTLGVALPWAIAATLVRPGKKAVSVSGDGGFLFSGQELETAVRLHADLVHIIWNDGHYDMVKFQEEMKYGRAAGVDFGPVDFVKYAEAFGAKGLRVNKPSELGQVLDEAFATPGPVLVDIPVDYSDNAELGAAMLPDQIY
- a CDS encoding GNAT family N-acetyltransferase, giving the protein MLKGSRVAVRPFELTDVEDYFAYAHLKQATLPAGMTPLKSQAAALEHIRRFAREKQDLALVYRQHVVGNIGVYPRDLSPLTGDDMTREIGYILHPHFWHRGFMTEGLRLVIDDQFHNGIQAVWAGVFPENIASINLLQRLGFDFQFEVPLPRGLTPDQPRNERYYRLLPNQFEK
- a CDS encoding IS30 family transposase, whose translation is MAIITLIERSQIELMQHHTIQYIAATLGRSRISIRHELHRCPEGDYCAIIAQDHADTCRHRCGRHSILTPKLKRMVTEKLNLGWSPEMVGYAVHCAPHTIYHWIYQRQVDFQPSQLFDHGKRHKRRQDLRSRYNQAVGTSIEIRSESANRRTEKGHLEMDTVRGGRGSKAAVLTIVDRVTRLMATTKLENLSQNAVLKGFARLMVDFPGPVRSVTVDHGKEFSCDQALTKRYRIPVYFCHAYHPNERGTNERFNRELRYYFPKGTQFDQVSETDIQQATALINNKPRKCLRWQTPVQAVSKPLSRW
- a CDS encoding DUF916 domain-containing protein; its protein translation is MKRIALFALMVLVISPFLIAAGQKTTATTPEFAVTPVLPSNQKQADAGYFDLQVDPGQQENLQLRISNLSDQVQTYTIAVNPAYTTDSGAIAFDRAMPPLNQDARRLNTLISGPEKVSVPAKTEKLVTYILKAPSQHFIGVISGGFYVSPENDSSTNKSVSGVRFTNRFAIGITTILRQDFKTPNPPLLAMTKAGIGTINHYAAVQATISNPSGNQFGDITSDYALSKTGTKKALITGHFVGQAVAPHSFFTQSILLNDRKLMAGDYSLKWTAKSGDFSWTKTLAFHYSGHLPKNTLQPVVNKPKTKAPDNPQLPWIITGIAIALLLILTGTWGWSTWHRRHNQ
- the rpmG gene encoding 50S ribosomal protein L33 — encoded protein: MRNNIILGNNETGERIYLTSKNKRNTPDRLQLKKYSPKLHKRVVFTEVK
- a CDS encoding superoxide dismutase, with the protein product MTFVLPDLPFDYAALEPYIDATTMHLHHDKHHQTYIDKLNASLDGVPQAAGKSIEQLLTGLDALPESVRVSVRNNGGGHYNHSLFWTMLSPESTIKPDGQLLADLESTFDSFDKFKAEFSQAALSVFGSGWAWLVKDNATLKIVTTANQDSPITYHQYPLLGLDVWEHAYYLHYQNRRPEYVDAFFKVINWQTVENRLMHPDTNA